A stretch of DNA from Mucilaginibacter daejeonensis:
CGCTGATGCTGTATGGCGGCGTGGGTTTAGGTAAAACGCATTTGGCCCAGGCCATTGGTAACGAGATCAAACGCACTTTGCCTGATAAGCTGGTATTATATGTATCATGCGAGAAATTCACTCAGCAATTTGTTGACGCGTTAAAGCATAACAACATCAATGATTTTGTGAACTTTTACCAGGCGATCGATGTGCTGATCATGGATGATGTGCACAACTTTGCCGGTAAAGAAAAGACACAGGATTTCTTCTTCCACATATTCAACCACCTGCACCAATCGGGCAAGCAAGTGATCATCACGTCAGACAAGGCTCCTAAGGACCTGGCCGGACTGGAAGAGCGCTTATTGTCACGCTTCAAGTGGGGACTTTCGGCCGATCTGCAAACGCCAGATCTGGAGACCCGCATGGCCATCCTTAAGAACAAGACCTATCAGGACGGTATCGAGCTGCCTGATGATGTGATCGAGTATGTGGCGCACAACATCGATAACAACATTCGTGAGCTTGAAGGCGCCATGGTATCATTGCTGGCCCAATCGACCCTGATGCGTAAAGAGATCGATCTGGCACTGGCCAAATCGATGCTGAAGAACTTTGTGAAGAACTCGGTAAAAGAGATATCTATCGAGTACATCCAAAGCCTGGTTTGCGAGTATTTTGAGGTACCGGTGGATATGGTAAAATCACAGACCCGCAAGCGCGAGATCGTGCAGGCGCGTCAGATATCTATGTACCTGGCCAAAGCTCACACCAAAAGTTCATTGAAATCTATCGGT
This window harbors:
- the dnaA gene encoding chromosomal replication initiator protein DnaA, coding for MEKTCTNVWSSCLQIIKDNIPTQSFKTWFEPIKALRLDGSVLTIQVPSLFFYEWLEEHYVGLLRKTIKKQLGDDGRLEYNIVVEQSSSNKPFTTNMPSNGNGAEAKNQSMPVPISLNKDIKNPFVIPGLKKLHVDPQLNQNYTFENFVEGDCNRLARSAGYAVAAKPGGTSFNPLMLYGGVGLGKTHLAQAIGNEIKRTLPDKLVLYVSCEKFTQQFVDALKHNNINDFVNFYQAIDVLIMDDVHNFAGKEKTQDFFFHIFNHLHQSGKQVIITSDKAPKDLAGLEERLLSRFKWGLSADLQTPDLETRMAILKNKTYQDGIELPDDVIEYVAHNIDNNIRELEGAMVSLLAQSTLMRKEIDLALAKSMLKNFVKNSVKEISIEYIQSLVCEYFEVPVDMVKSQTRKREIVQARQISMYLAKAHTKSSLKSIGNFFGGRDHSTVIYACQTVEDLIDTDKKFKGYVTDIQKKLKMS